In Nymphaea colorata isolate Beijing-Zhang1983 chromosome 5, ASM883128v2, whole genome shotgun sequence, one genomic interval encodes:
- the LOC116255177 gene encoding putative oxidoreductase TDA3 has translation MEMARPLPAATPSTFTGDGTRPPKKVVVCGGGVVGVCAAYFLAQKGGPTTSITVIEKSSVACAASGKAGGFLALDWCDGSPLSQLARTSFQLHRDLARELDGHINYGYRPVDTLSLSLQEQSKLKSGSSRVGLPPWVDGPFSGVPKTIGTTETTAQVHPQLFTRTLLSKAVEDHGVQLVIGAVENVEIQDGQVLSVLVKKGAAEGGSPTIIDADAVVLALGPWSGKFGVLSSLFRVHGIKAHSIVLRPEKPEEITPHALSLSYTTNGKCLDLEVYPRPTGEVYICGMLEDDAPVPDGAEQVEPKGESIEMLKRIGETVSSRLSVGSATVEAEQACFLPCTTDGQPVIGQVPNVKGLYVATGHSCWGILNGPATGAAVAELVLDGQSAIVDLKPFSPLRFLRGHGRP, from the coding sequence ATGGAGATGGCTCGGCCGCTACCGGCGGCTACACCATCCACGTTCACTGGCGATGGCACGAGGCCGCCGAAGAAGGTCGTGGTGTGCGGCGGCGGTGTGGTGGGCGTCTGCGCTGCATACTTCCTTGCCCAGAAGGGCGGACCGACCACATCGATCACGGTCATCGAGAAATCATCTGTTGCCTGCGCTGCCTCCGGCAAGGCCGGTGGATTCCTGGCCCTCGACTGGTGCGACGGATCACCTCTCTCGCAACTCGCGCGCACCAGCTTCCAGCTCCATAGAGACCTCGCTCGGGAGCTCGATGGCCACATCAACTATGGATACCGTCCCGTGGAcaccctctctctttccttacAGGAACAATCGAAGTTGAAGAGCGGAAGTAGCAGAGTTGGCCTCCCCCCTTGGGTCGACGGCCCCTTTTCTGGCGTACCCAAAACCATAGGGACAACGGAGACCACAGCGCAGGTCCATCCCCAACTGTTCACGCGAACCCTTCTGTCTAAGGCCGTTGAGGACCACGGGGTTCAGTTGGTGATCGGAGCGGTGGAAAATGTGGAAATCCAAGACGGTCAGGTACTGTCGGTCCTCGTCAAGAAGGGAGCGGCGGAAGGTGGTTCTCCAACAATCATCGATGCCGATGCGGTGGTTCTCGCGTTGGGACCCTGGTCCGGTAAGTTTGGAGTCTTATCTTCTCTGTTCAGGGTGCACGGAATCAAGGCGCACAGCATCGTCTTGAGGCCCGAGAAGCCCGAGGAGATCACCCCTCATGCCCTCTCCTTGAGCTACACCACCAACGGAAAATGCCTCGACCTGGAGGTCTACCCACGGCCCACCGGCGAGGTTTACATTTGCGGCATGTTGGAGGATGACGCTCCAGTGCCGGACGGGGCGGAGCAGGTGGAGCCGAAGGGGGAGTCGATCGAGATGCTCAAGAGGATCGGCGAAACGGTGTCGAGCCGATTGAGTGTCGGTTCGGCTACAGTGGAGGCGGAGCAGGCCTGCTTCTTGCCGTGCACGACGGACGGCCAGCCAGTGATCGGACAGGTGCCGAACGTGAAGGGTTTGTACGTGGCGACGGGTCATAGCTGCTGGGGTATACTCAATGGGCCGGCTACCGGAGCTGCGGTGGCGGAGCTCGTCTTGGACGGCCAATCGGCTATCGTTGACCTCAAACCTTTTAGTCCGTTGAGGTTTCTCCGTGGCCATGGCCGGCCTTGA
- the LOC116253919 gene encoding putative oxidoreductase TDA3: MQPSPIILRSSLSSFIIAPSFLLDATLPCYPLQLFRRCGLNVRCAHLPFFTTPTTTSSGSMEKAPPLPAATPSTFTGDGTRPPKKVVVCGGGVVGVCTAYFLAQKGGATTSITVIEKSSVACAASGKAGGFLALDWCDGSPLSQLARTSFQLHRDLARELDGHINYGYRPVDTLSLSLQEQSKLKSGSSRVGLPPWVDGPFSGVPKTIGTTETTAQVHPQLFTRTLLSKAVEDHGVQLVIGAVENVEIQDGQVLSVLVKKGAAEGGSPTIIDADAVVLALGPWSGKLGVLSSLFKVNGIKAHSIVLRPEKPEEITPHALFLSYTTTHGKCLDPEVYPRSTGEVYICGMSEDDAPVPDGAEQVEPKGESIEMLKRIGETVSSRLSVGSATVEAEQACFLPCTPDGQPVIGQVPNVKGLYVATGHSCWGILNGPATGAAVAELVLDGHSAIVDLKPFSPSRFLRGSGRP, encoded by the coding sequence ATGCAACCATCCCCTATTATCCTCCGCTCGTCTTTATCTTCATTTATCATTGCTCCTTCTTTTCTCCTAGATGCAACCCTCCCCTGTTATCCCCTGCAACTTTTCCGTCGTTGTGGCCTGAACGTCCGTTGCGCCCATCTTCCATTCTTTACCACCCCTACCACCACGTCGTCAGGAAGCATGGAGAAGGCTCCGCCCCTACCGGCGGCTACACCATCCACGTTCACCGGCGATGGCACGAGGCCGCCCAAGAAGGTGGTGGTGTGCGGCGGCGGTGTGGTGGGCGTCTGCACTGCCTACTTCCTTGCCCAGAAGGGCGGAGCGACCACATCCATCACAGTCATCGAGAAATCATCTGTTGCCTGCGCTGCCTCCGGCAAGGCCGGTGGATTCCTGGCCCTCGACTGGTGCGACGGATCACCTCTCTCGCAACTCGCGCGCACCAGCTTCCAGCTCCATAGAGACCTCGCTCGGGAGCTCGATGGCCACATCAACTATGGATACCGTCCCGTGGAcaccctctctctttccttacAGGAACAATCGAAGTTGAAGAGCGGAAGTAGCAGAGTTGGCCTCCCCCCTTGGGTCGACGGCCCCTTTTCTGGCGTACCCAAAACCATAGGGACAACGGAGACCACAGCGCAGGTCCATCCCCAACTGTTCACGCGAACCCTTCTGTCTAAGGCCGTTGAGGACCACGGGGTTCAGTTGGTGATCGGAGCGGTGGAAAATGTGGAGATCCAAGACGGTCAGGTGCTGTCGGTCCTCGTTAAGAAGGGAGCGGCGGAAGGTGGTTCTCCGACCATCATCGATGCTGACGCGGTGGTTCTCGCGTTGGGACCGTGGTCTGGTAAGCTTGGAGTCTTATCTTCTCTGTTCAAGGTAAACGGAATCAAGGCACACAGCATCGTCCTGAGGCCGGAGAAGCCCGAGGAGATCACCCCTCATGCCCTCTTCTTGAGCTACACCACCACCCACGGAAAATGCCTCGACCCGGAGGTCTACCCCCGGTCCACCGGCGAGGTTTACATTTGCGGCATGTCGGAGGATGACGCCCCGGTGCCGGACGGGGCGGAGCAGGTGGAGCCGAAGGGGGAGTCGATCGAGATGCTCAAGAGGATCGGCGAAACGGTGTCGAGCCGATTGAGCGTCGGTTCGGCTACGGTGGAGGCGGAGCAAGCCTGCTTCTTGCCGTGCACGCCGGACGGCCAGCCAGTGATCGGGCAGGTGCCGAACGTGAAGGGTTTGTACGTGGCGACGGGTCATAGCTGCTGGGGCATACTCAATGGGCCGGCTACCGGAGCTGCGGTGGCGGAGCTCGTTTTGGACGGCCACTCGGCTATCGTGGACCTCAAACCTTTTAGTCCGTCGAGGTTTCTCCGTGGCAGTGGCCGGCCTTGA
- the LOC116253814 gene encoding phosphoserine aminotransferase 1, chloroplastic-like produces MAAASSTSQSFLLQNHRTPFSKKTTGSLSLSCPVNDHLPAPQRKPLSISCKAVAAAPVSPSGAQAQERVFNFAAGPATLPLNVIKKAQAELDNWGGSGMSIMEMSHRGKEFLSVIQEAEADLRELLKVPQDYEVLFLQGGATTQFAAIPLNLCKPDDPVDHIVTGSWSDKASKEAQKFCKPTVVWSGKSQKYTGIPSFSEIKQDPNSKYLHICANETIHGVEFKHYPAPVGKDCVLVADMSSNFCSKPVDVSKFGLIYAGAQKNVGPSGVTIVIVRKDLIGNAQPATPVMLDYKIHSENKSLYNTPPCFAIYICGLVFKDLLNQGGLEAVERKNSKKAGILYDAIDESGGFYRCPVEKSVRSLMNVPFTLEKSELEAEFIKEAASQGMVQLKGHRSVGGVRASIYNAMPLEGVEKLVAFMKDFQAKHA; encoded by the coding sequence ATGGCCGCAGCGTCTTCAACCTCTCAATCGTTCCTCCTTCAGAACCATAGAACTCCATTCTCGAAAAAGACCACGGGAAGCCTCTCTCTTTCCTGCCCCGTTAATGACCACCTCCCAGCTCCACAGAGGAAGCCTCTCTCCATTTCATGCAAGGCCGTCGCGGCGGCCCCCGTCTCCCCTTCCGGCGCGCAAGCCCAAGAGCGAGTCTTCAATTTCGCCGCCGGCCCCGCTACCCTCCCTTTGAACGTCATCAAGAAGGCCCAGGCCGAGCTCGACAACTGGGGAGGGTCGGGCATGAGCATAATGGAGATGAGTCACCGTGGAAAGGAGTTCCTGTCCGTGATCCAGGAGGCCGAGGCAGATCTCCGCGAGCTCCTCAAGGTTCCCCAGGATTACGAGGTCCTCTTCCTCCAGGGTGGCGCCACCACCCAGTTCGCGGCGATCCCCCTGAATCTTTGCAAGCCTGACGATCCCGTCGATCACATCGTCACGGGGTCGTGGAGTGACAAGGCATCCAAGGAAGCCCAAAAGTTCTGCAAGCCCACCGTCGTCTGGTCCGGCAAATCGCAGAAGTACACCGGGATTCCCTCATTCAGTGAGATTAAGCAGGACCCAAATTCGAAGTACCTGCATATCTGTGCTAATGAGACGATCCACGGCGTGGAGTTCAAGCACTACCCGGCGCCTGTCGGAAAAGATTGCGTCTTGGTGGCTGATATGTCGTCGAACTTCTGCTCCAAGCCGGTGGATGTGTCGAAATTCGGGTTGATCTACGCCGGGGCGCAGAAGAACGTCGGCCCGTCTGGCGTGACCATCGTTATAGTTCGGAAGGATCTCATAGGCAACGCGCAGCCAGCGACTCCCGTGATGCTTGATTACAAGATCCATTCGGAGAACAAATCTCTGTACAATACTCCCCCATGCTTCGCGATCTACATCTGCGGGCTGGTTTTCAAAGATCTGCTGAACCAGGGAGGATTGGAAGCGGTCGAACGAAAGAACTCAAAGAAGGCCGGGATCCTCTATGATGCCATTGACGAGAGCGGCGGATTTTACAGGTGCCCGGTAGAGAAATCTGTTCGGTCGCTGATGAACGTCCCTTTCACGCTTGAGAAGTCGGAGCTCGAGGCCGAGTTCATCAAGGAGGCTGCCTCTCAGGGGATGGTGCAGCTTAAGGGGCACAGATCGGTTGGTGGTGTTCGTGCTTCAATCTACAACGCAATGCCGTTGGAGGGCGTTGAGAAATTGGTTGCGTTTATGAAGGACTTTCAGGCCAAGCATGCATGA